In Pseudomonas hamedanensis, a single window of DNA contains:
- a CDS encoding thiopurine S-methyltransferase, producing the protein MQADFWHEKWASNQIGFHQPEANPYLQRYWPQLALTPSARVLVPLCGKSLDLLWLAGQGHQVLGVELSDRAVEGFFDEHRIVPQISEEGDFKVYRSDAIELWCGDFFALTAQEAAGCTALYDRAALIALPAPMRERYAAHLQQILAPGVQGLLITLDYPQAQMPGPPFAVDDQEVQRLFSKGWQVKSLEEQDVLAESPRFSDAGVTSLVERVYRLSSR; encoded by the coding sequence ATGCAAGCTGACTTTTGGCACGAGAAATGGGCTTCAAACCAGATCGGCTTTCACCAACCTGAAGCGAATCCGTACTTACAGCGCTATTGGCCGCAGCTGGCGCTGACGCCATCGGCGCGTGTGCTGGTGCCGCTGTGCGGGAAAAGCCTGGACCTGCTGTGGCTGGCGGGTCAGGGCCATCAGGTGCTGGGCGTGGAGCTGTCGGATAGGGCCGTTGAGGGCTTTTTCGACGAGCATCGTATCGTGCCGCAGATCAGCGAAGAGGGCGATTTCAAGGTTTACCGCAGTGATGCCATCGAACTGTGGTGTGGGGATTTCTTCGCGCTGACGGCTCAGGAGGCTGCAGGCTGCACGGCGTTGTACGACCGCGCCGCGTTGATCGCCTTGCCGGCGCCGATGCGTGAACGTTATGCGGCGCATCTCCAGCAAATCCTCGCGCCCGGCGTGCAGGGGTTGTTGATCACCCTCGATTACCCTCAGGCGCAAATGCCCGGGCCACCGTTTGCGGTGGATGATCAAGAGGTGCAGCGGTTGTTCAGTAAGGGCTGGCAGGTGAAGAGCCTGGAAGAGCAGGATGTGTTGGCCGAGAGCCCGAGATTTTCCGATGCGGGGGTGACGTCGTTGGTGGAGCGGGTTTACCGGCTTTCCAGCCGTTAG
- the htpX gene encoding protease HtpX, which produces MMRILLFLATNLAVVLIASITLSLFGFNGFMAANGVDLDLSQLLVFCAVFGFAGSLFSLFISKWMAKMSTGTQIISQPRTRHEQWLLQTVEQLSREAGIKMPEVGIFPAYEANAFATGWNKNDALVAVSQGLLERFSPDEVKAVLAHEIGHVANGDMVTLALIQGVVNTFVMFFARIIGNFVDKVIFKNEEGQGIAYYVATIFAELVLGILASAIVMWFSRKREFRADEAGARLAGTSAMIGALQRLRAEQGMPVHMPDTLNAFGINGGIKQGFARMFMSHPPLEERIDALRRRG; this is translated from the coding sequence ATGATGCGCATCCTGCTGTTTTTGGCCACTAACCTGGCGGTCGTGCTGATAGCCAGCATCACCCTGAGCCTGTTCGGCTTCAACGGGTTCATGGCGGCCAACGGGGTCGACCTCGACCTCAGTCAGCTGCTGGTATTCTGTGCGGTCTTTGGTTTTGCCGGTTCCCTGTTCTCGCTGTTCATCTCAAAGTGGATGGCGAAGATGAGCACCGGTACCCAGATCATCAGCCAGCCACGCACTCGGCATGAGCAATGGCTGCTGCAAACCGTCGAGCAATTGTCCCGCGAAGCCGGGATCAAGATGCCCGAAGTCGGTATTTTCCCGGCCTACGAGGCGAATGCCTTCGCCACCGGCTGGAACAAGAACGATGCACTCGTTGCCGTCAGCCAGGGCCTGCTGGAGCGCTTTTCGCCTGATGAAGTGAAAGCTGTTCTGGCCCACGAGATCGGCCACGTCGCCAACGGTGACATGGTCACGCTGGCGCTGATTCAGGGCGTGGTGAACACCTTCGTGATGTTCTTCGCACGGATCATCGGCAACTTCGTCGACAAGGTGATCTTCAAGAACGAAGAAGGCCAGGGCATCGCCTACTACGTGGCAACCATCTTCGCCGAACTGGTACTGGGCATCCTCGCCAGCGCCATCGTCATGTGGTTCTCGCGCAAACGCGAATTCCGTGCCGACGAAGCCGGCGCACGCCTGGCCGGGACCAGCGCGATGATCGGCGCCCTGCAACGTCTGCGCGCCGAACAGGGCATGCCGGTGCACATGCCGGACACCCTGAACGCCTTTGGCATCAACGGCGGCATCAAGCAGGGCTTCGCCCGCATGTTCATGAGCCACCCGCCACTGGAAGAGCGTATCGACGCGTTGCGTCGTCGCGGTTGA
- the msrB gene encoding peptide-methionine (R)-S-oxide reductase MsrB produces MEKLQKTLEEWKAMLDPEQYNVCRLSATERPFSGKYNDTKTDGVYHCVCCNEPLFDSTTKFDSGCGWPSFYRPIGESAMTEIRDTSHGMIRTEVKCARCDAHLGHVFPDGPPPTGLRYCINSVCLNLEPRE; encoded by the coding sequence ATGGAAAAGTTGCAAAAAACCCTGGAAGAATGGAAAGCCATGCTCGACCCCGAGCAGTACAACGTCTGCCGTCTGAGCGCGACCGAGCGACCGTTCTCGGGCAAATACAACGACACCAAAACCGACGGTGTCTACCACTGCGTCTGCTGCAATGAGCCGCTGTTCGACTCCACGACCAAGTTCGATTCCGGCTGCGGCTGGCCGAGTTTCTATCGGCCGATCGGCGAAAGCGCGATGACTGAAATCCGCGATACCAGCCACGGCATGATCCGCACTGAAGTGAAATGCGCGCGCTGCGATGCGCATCTGGGTCATGTGTTCCCGGACGGGCCGCCGCCAACCGGCCTGCGTTATTGCATCAACTCGGTGTGCCTGAATCTCGAGCCGCGCGAGTAA
- a CDS encoding glutathione peroxidase: MSDNLLNIPCTTIQGEQKTLADFAGKAVLVVNTASKCGFTPQYKGLEALWQTYKDQGLVVLGFPCNQFGKQEPGNEGAISEFCELNFGVSFPLFKKVEVNGAGAHPLFVQLKKRAPGVLGSQGIKWNFTKFLIGKDGQVVKRFAPATKPQDLSREIEALLK, translated from the coding sequence ATGAGCGACAACTTGCTGAATATTCCCTGCACCACGATCCAGGGTGAGCAAAAGACCTTGGCCGATTTCGCCGGCAAAGCGGTGCTGGTGGTCAACACCGCGAGCAAGTGCGGTTTCACCCCACAGTACAAAGGCCTCGAAGCCCTGTGGCAAACCTACAAGGATCAGGGGCTGGTGGTTTTGGGCTTTCCCTGCAACCAGTTCGGCAAACAGGAACCGGGTAACGAGGGCGCGATCAGCGAATTCTGCGAGCTGAATTTCGGCGTCAGTTTCCCCCTGTTCAAAAAGGTCGAGGTCAACGGTGCCGGTGCTCATCCGTTGTTCGTGCAGTTGAAGAAGCGCGCCCCGGGCGTACTTGGTTCCCAGGGCATCAAGTGGAACTTCACCAAGTTCCTGATCGGCAAGGACGGCCAGGTGGTCAAGCGTTTCGCCCCGGCGACCAAGCCGCAGGACCTGAGCCGCGAGATCGAAGCCCTGCTCAAATGA
- a CDS encoding crotonase/enoyl-CoA hydratase family protein, whose translation MNQPCAGRVSRERRGHVHLIGLDRAAKRNAFDLDLLNDLSLAYGEFEADREARVAVVFGHGEHFTAGLDLVNASAALAEGWQVPTGGCDPWGVFVGPRVSKPVIVAAQGYCLTIGIELMLAADINLCASNTRFAQMEVQRGIFPFGGATLRFQQIAGWGNAMRWLLTGDEFDAHDALHLGLVQEVMASEDLMPRAIELAERIARQAPLGVQATLLSARQARYEGETAAAQGLPVLVKKLLATEDAREGVRSLVERRPGIFKGV comes from the coding sequence ATGAATCAGCCCTGCGCCGGCCGCGTCAGCCGAGAACGTCGTGGTCACGTGCACCTGATCGGCCTTGATCGGGCGGCCAAGCGCAACGCCTTCGACCTTGATCTGCTCAATGACCTGAGCCTGGCTTACGGCGAGTTCGAAGCCGACCGCGAAGCGCGGGTCGCCGTGGTGTTTGGCCACGGCGAGCACTTTACCGCCGGGCTCGATCTGGTCAACGCCAGTGCCGCTCTGGCCGAAGGCTGGCAGGTTCCGACCGGCGGTTGCGATCCGTGGGGCGTTTTCGTCGGGCCACGGGTAAGCAAACCGGTGATCGTCGCCGCGCAGGGCTATTGCCTGACCATCGGCATCGAGTTGATGCTCGCCGCTGATATCAACCTGTGTGCGAGCAATACCCGCTTCGCGCAGATGGAAGTGCAACGTGGGATCTTTCCGTTTGGTGGCGCGACTTTGCGTTTTCAACAGATCGCCGGCTGGGGCAATGCGATGCGCTGGCTGCTCACCGGGGATGAGTTTGATGCGCATGACGCGTTGCACCTGGGCCTGGTGCAGGAAGTGATGGCCAGTGAAGACCTGATGCCGCGGGCCATTGAACTGGCTGAAAGGATCGCCCGACAGGCGCCGCTGGGGGTGCAGGCGACGTTGCTGTCGGCACGGCAGGCGCGGTATGAGGGTGAGACGGCGGCAGCGCAGGGATTGCCGGTGCTGGTGAAGAAGTTGTTGGCGACTGAAGATGCCCGGGAGGGGGTGCGGTCGTTGGTGGAGCGGCGGCCTGGCATCTTCAAAGGAGTTTGA
- a CDS encoding hybrid sensor histidine kinase/response regulator — protein sequence MDIKFTHRLSYKQARLTVLVGFILGTLLSLLQIGIDYASEDASINREILSLLEISHNPASRIAYNIDAELAQELTLGLLRSPAIISAQLTDNNGTVLANVKRPELQSGYRMISDFLFGAKRQFEDRLYLDHLPNESLGVLSLEVDTYAFGSRFLRRAEVTLLNGFARSLLLTGILLALFYVMLTKPLVRVIRELSGRDPRAAVPTVLECPAGHSNDEIGVLVKVANQQFENIATEIQQRRNAENRLTDYLGQLENIVSARTAELKAINARLSQSNEELEIARGTALEMAEARSAFLANMSHEIRTPLNGLLGMIALSLDGPLNAEQQQQLSIAHDSGKVLVELLNDILDLSKFDAGQLELEHIPFDLGALIEDTANLLSQNAAPSVELSCLIDPHFPALVLGDPTRVRQIVSNLLSNALKFTRFGRVDVRLSTYQEGVRIEVCDTGIGIAQEAQVKIFQPFTQAGAGITRQYGGTGLGLALTYNLCEAMQGRLTISSETGFGSQFCAELPLPCHTRALAPAPLQGKVLAITAASSGLAELLKSLLPVWGLEYEQRTIDDSLLGLKPDVLITDCPECLFGLRPTIVAPILLVTAYGSFLPSEEAAALAPLQQQARPLARNALYQNLRRTLQPDTATTGDARLEAAPSARRARVLLVEDNPVNQLVAKGMLGKLGCEVVVAAHGVEALDQLEVQAFDLVLMDCNMPVMDGYEASRQIRQSGRWPNLPIVALTANAMSEERERCRAAGMSDYLAKPFRREELAALLDQWIAATPAP from the coding sequence ATGGATATCAAATTCACCCACCGGCTGTCGTACAAGCAAGCCAGGCTTACCGTGCTGGTCGGGTTCATTCTGGGCACGCTGCTCAGCCTGCTGCAAATCGGTATCGATTATGCCAGCGAAGACGCGTCCATCAACCGGGAAATCCTCTCGTTGCTGGAAATCAGCCACAATCCGGCGTCACGCATTGCCTATAACATTGACGCCGAACTCGCCCAGGAACTCACCCTGGGCCTGCTGCGCTCGCCCGCGATCATTTCTGCACAGCTGACCGACAACAACGGCACGGTACTGGCCAACGTCAAACGACCGGAGCTGCAGAGCGGTTACCGGATGATCAGCGACTTTCTGTTCGGCGCCAAACGCCAGTTCGAAGACCGCTTGTACCTCGACCACTTGCCCAACGAGTCCCTCGGTGTCTTGAGCCTGGAAGTTGACACCTATGCCTTCGGCAGCCGCTTCCTGCGGCGGGCCGAAGTCACTTTGCTCAACGGTTTCGCCCGCAGCCTGCTCCTGACCGGGATTCTGCTGGCGCTGTTTTATGTGATGCTGACCAAACCGCTGGTACGGGTGATTCGGGAACTCAGCGGCCGCGATCCGCGCGCCGCGGTGCCGACCGTTCTGGAATGCCCGGCAGGGCACAGCAATGATGAAATCGGTGTCCTGGTCAAAGTCGCCAACCAGCAGTTCGAGAATATCGCGACCGAGATCCAGCAACGGCGCAATGCCGAAAACCGCTTGACCGACTACCTCGGTCAACTGGAAAACATCGTCTCGGCGCGCACCGCCGAACTCAAGGCGATCAACGCCCGGCTCAGTCAATCCAACGAGGAACTGGAAATCGCCCGCGGCACCGCGCTGGAAATGGCCGAAGCGCGCTCGGCATTCCTCGCCAACATGAGCCACGAGATCCGCACACCACTCAATGGCCTGCTGGGCATGATTGCACTGTCGCTCGACGGCCCGCTGAACGCCGAACAGCAGCAACAGCTGTCGATCGCGCACGACTCCGGCAAGGTGCTGGTAGAACTGCTCAACGATATTCTCGACCTGTCGAAGTTCGACGCCGGGCAACTGGAGCTTGAACATATTCCGTTCGACCTCGGCGCCTTGATCGAAGACACCGCCAACCTGTTGTCGCAGAATGCCGCCCCCAGTGTCGAATTGAGCTGTCTGATCGATCCGCACTTTCCGGCGCTGGTGCTGGGCGATCCGACCCGGGTTCGCCAGATCGTCAGCAATCTGTTGTCCAACGCGCTGAAATTCACCCGTTTCGGCCGGGTGGACGTGCGCCTGAGCACTTACCAGGAGGGCGTGCGCATCGAAGTCTGCGACACCGGCATCGGCATCGCCCAGGAAGCCCAGGTGAAAATTTTCCAGCCCTTCACCCAGGCCGGAGCCGGGATCACTCGCCAGTACGGCGGCACCGGACTGGGCCTGGCGTTGACCTACAACCTCTGCGAAGCCATGCAGGGGCGCCTGACCATCAGTTCCGAGACCGGTTTCGGCAGTCAGTTCTGCGCCGAACTGCCGCTGCCCTGCCACACCCGGGCGCTGGCGCCTGCCCCGCTGCAGGGAAAAGTCCTGGCGATCACCGCGGCCAGCAGCGGCCTGGCCGAGTTGTTGAAGAGTTTGCTGCCGGTGTGGGGCCTCGAATATGAACAACGCACCATCGATGACTCGTTGCTGGGCCTCAAGCCTGACGTGCTGATCACTGATTGCCCGGAGTGCCTGTTCGGGCTGCGACCGACCATCGTCGCACCGATTCTCCTGGTGACCGCCTACGGCAGTTTCCTGCCCAGCGAAGAGGCGGCCGCCCTCGCCCCGTTGCAGCAACAGGCGCGACCGCTGGCGCGCAATGCGCTTTATCAGAATTTGCGCCGGACCCTGCAGCCAGACACCGCCACGACCGGCGATGCGCGCCTCGAGGCGGCACCCAGCGCGCGCCGCGCACGGGTCTTGCTGGTCGAAGACAACCCGGTCAATCAATTGGTGGCCAAGGGCATGCTGGGCAAGCTCGGCTGCGAGGTGGTGGTGGCCGCCCATGGTGTCGAGGCGCTGGATCAACTGGAAGTCCAGGCATTCGATCTGGTGTTGATGGACTGCAACATGCCGGTGATGGATGGCTACGAAGCCAGTCGGCAGATTCGTCAAAGCGGGCGCTGGCCGAACCTGCCGATTGTCGCCCTGACCGCCAACGCCATGTCCGAGGAGCGCGAGCGCTGCCGGGCCGCGGGCATGAGCGACTATCTGGCGAAACCGTTTCGCCGCGAAGAACTGGCAGCGCTGCTCGATCAGTGGATTGCGGCTACGCCAGCGCCTTGA
- a CDS encoding DEAD/DEAH box helicase, translating into MTQETGGFAAFNLNPNILAAVAATGYEEPSAIQQQSIPIIMAGQDMIGQAQTGTGKTAAFALPILHCIDPAKREPQALILAPTRELALQVATAFETYAKQMPGVTVVAVYGGAPMGPQLKAIRNGAQIVVATPGRLCDHLRRDEKVLSTVNHLVLDEADEMLKLGFMDDLEVIFKALPATRQTVLFSATLPQSIRAIAERHLRDPQHVKIQTKTQTVTAIEQAHLLVHADQKTSAVLSLLEVEDFDALIMFVRTKQATLDLASALDAKGYKAAALNGDIAQNQRERVIDSLKDGRLDIVVATDVAARGLDVPRITHVFNVDMPYDPESYVHRIGRTGRAGREGRALLLVTPRERRMLQVIERVTGQKVAEVRLPDAQAVLDARIKKLTNSLSPLVADAESTHGDLLDRLTADIGCTPRALAAALLRKATNGQALTLAAIEKERPLVPNNAPRGDRPERSGDRPDRGDRERRAPMPLGEGRARCRTALGARDGIAAKNLLGAILNEGGLAREAIGRIQVRDSFSLVELPEEGLEKLLTKLKDTRVAGKQLKLRRYRED; encoded by the coding sequence ATGACCCAGGAAACCGGCGGATTCGCCGCTTTTAATCTTAATCCGAATATTCTTGCAGCCGTCGCAGCGACCGGCTACGAAGAGCCTTCGGCGATTCAGCAGCAATCGATCCCGATCATCATGGCCGGCCAGGACATGATTGGCCAGGCGCAAACCGGTACCGGTAAAACCGCCGCGTTCGCACTGCCTATTCTGCACTGCATCGATCCTGCCAAGCGCGAACCGCAAGCCCTGATCCTGGCGCCAACCCGAGAGTTGGCGCTGCAAGTAGCAACCGCTTTTGAAACCTACGCCAAGCAAATGCCAGGCGTTACTGTCGTGGCCGTTTACGGCGGCGCGCCGATGGGCCCGCAACTCAAGGCAATCCGTAATGGCGCACAGATCGTTGTCGCCACCCCGGGTCGTCTGTGTGACCACCTGCGTCGCGACGAGAAAGTCCTGTCGACCGTGAACCACCTGGTTCTCGACGAAGCTGACGAAATGTTGAAGCTGGGCTTCATGGATGACCTGGAAGTCATCTTCAAGGCTCTGCCAGCGACCCGTCAGACCGTTTTGTTCTCGGCGACCCTGCCGCAGTCGATCCGCGCCATTGCCGAACGCCACCTGCGCGATCCGCAACACGTCAAGATCCAGACCAAGACCCAGACCGTTACCGCGATCGAACAGGCTCACCTGTTGGTTCACGCTGACCAGAAAACCTCGGCCGTGCTCAGCCTGCTGGAAGTCGAAGACTTCGATGCACTGATCATGTTCGTGCGCACCAAGCAAGCGACCCTTGATTTGGCCAGCGCCCTCGACGCCAAAGGCTACAAAGCCGCCGCGTTGAACGGTGACATCGCCCAGAACCAGCGTGAGCGCGTTATCGATTCGCTGAAAGATGGCCGTCTGGACATCGTTGTGGCGACCGACGTTGCTGCTCGTGGTCTGGACGTTCCGCGCATCACTCACGTGTTCAACGTTGACATGCCGTACGATCCGGAATCCTACGTGCACCGTATCGGCCGTACCGGCCGTGCCGGTCGCGAAGGTCGTGCACTGTTGCTGGTCACGCCACGTGAGCGCCGCATGCTGCAAGTGATCGAGCGTGTGACCGGTCAGAAGGTTGCCGAAGTGCGTCTGCCGGATGCTCAGGCAGTGCTTGATGCGCGCATCAAGAAACTGACCAACAGCCTGTCGCCGCTGGTTGCCGATGCCGAATCGACCCACGGTGATCTGCTAGATCGCCTGACCGCCGACATCGGTTGCACCCCGCGTGCACTGGCCGCAGCGCTGCTGCGCAAAGCCACCAATGGTCAAGCGCTGACCTTGGCAGCGATCGAGAAGGAACGTCCATTGGTGCCGAACAACGCACCGCGTGGCGACCGTCCCGAGCGTTCCGGCGATCGTCCGGACCGTGGTGATCGCGAGCGTCGCGCGCCAATGCCGCTGGGCGAAGGCCGTGCTCGTTGCCGTACCGCGCTGGGCGCGCGTGACGGTATCGCTGCGAAAAACCTGCTGGGCGCCATCCTCAACGAAGGTGGCCTGGCCCGTGAAGCGATCGGTCGCATCCAGGTGCGTGACAGCTTCAGCCTCGTCGAGCTGCCGGAAGAAGGTCTGGAGAAACTCCTGACCAAGCTGAAGGACACTCGCGTGGCCGGTAAGCAGCTCAAGCTGCGTCGCTACCGCGAAGATTGA
- a CDS encoding DODA-type extradiol aromatic ring-opening family dioxygenase encodes MLPSLFISHGSPMLALEPGASGPALTRLAAELPRPNAIVIVSAHWESQELLVASHPQPETWHDFGGFPRALFEVQYPAPGNPQLAAEVADLLTANDLPARLDPQRPFDHGVWVPLSLMYPQADVPVVQVSLPSRGGAALQTRVGRALASLREQGILIIGSGSITHNLRELDWHAGPESIEPWARDFRDWMIDKLTADDEAALHGYRQQAPNALRSHPSDEHLLPLYFARGAGGIFSVAHQGFTMGALGMDIYRFG; translated from the coding sequence ATGCTTCCCAGCCTGTTTATCTCCCATGGTTCACCGATGCTGGCGCTGGAACCCGGCGCCAGTGGCCCGGCATTGACGCGACTGGCCGCCGAACTGCCGCGCCCCAACGCCATCGTCATCGTCTCGGCACACTGGGAAAGCCAGGAACTGCTGGTTGCCAGCCACCCGCAACCGGAAACCTGGCATGACTTCGGCGGTTTTCCCCGCGCGTTGTTTGAAGTGCAGTATCCGGCGCCGGGCAATCCGCAGTTGGCGGCCGAGGTGGCCGACTTGCTGACAGCCAACGACCTGCCAGCGCGCCTCGATCCGCAACGTCCGTTCGACCATGGCGTGTGGGTGCCCCTGTCGCTGATGTACCCGCAGGCGGATGTTCCGGTGGTGCAAGTCTCGCTGCCGAGTCGCGGCGGAGCGGCATTGCAGACGCGGGTTGGCCGTGCGCTGGCGAGCCTGCGTGAACAGGGCATCCTGATCATCGGCTCCGGCAGCATTACCCACAACCTGCGAGAACTGGACTGGCATGCCGGCCCGGAAAGCATCGAGCCGTGGGCGCGGGATTTCCGTGACTGGATGATAGACAAGCTTACGGCCGACGATGAAGCGGCGCTGCATGGCTATCGCCAGCAGGCGCCGAATGCGCTGCGCAGTCACCCGAGTGATGAGCATTTGTTGCCGTTGTACTTTGCGCGCGGTGCCGGTGGGATATTCAGCGTGGCGCATCAGGGCTTTACGATGGGTGCGTTGGGTATGGATATTTATCGCTTCGGTTGA
- a CDS encoding MarR family winged helix-turn-helix transcriptional regulator yields the protein MSVDSLKLDSQLCFKLYAASRAVIRAYKPMLDQLGLTYPQYLAMLVLWEWQETAPEQPTVKALGERLALDSGTLTPLLKRLEQLHLVQRQRSARDEREVHLSLTAAGQALRAQVGPLKARLLCDSGVDLDRLNDLRDGLDHLLGQIKALA from the coding sequence ATGAGCGTCGATTCGCTGAAGCTCGACAGCCAGCTGTGCTTCAAGCTGTACGCCGCGTCCCGCGCGGTGATTCGTGCCTACAAGCCGATGCTTGATCAGCTTGGCCTGACGTACCCGCAGTATCTGGCGATGCTGGTGTTGTGGGAGTGGCAGGAGACCGCCCCGGAGCAACCGACCGTCAAGGCCCTGGGCGAGCGTCTGGCGCTGGACTCCGGCACGCTGACGCCCTTGCTCAAGCGTCTGGAGCAGTTGCACCTGGTGCAGCGCCAGCGCTCGGCCCGCGATGAACGCGAAGTGCATTTGAGCCTGACCGCTGCCGGACAGGCGTTGCGTGCGCAGGTCGGACCGTTGAAGGCCCGGCTGCTGTGTGACAGCGGTGTCGATCTGGACCGCCTCAATGATTTGCGCGACGGCCTCGATCACTTGTTGGGACAGATCAAGGCGCTGGCGTAG
- a CDS encoding ATP-binding protein — protein MDSRLNAFLERAESVLARIEPLLPAPRPVIDWHTCLAARWQRDGRSGYLLPLEVSLDMRLSDLIGVDRQLEQLGRNTQQFLDGMPANHALLWGSRGTGKSSLVRALLAEHAGAGLRLIEIERDHLADLPRVVEQIAKLPQRFVLFCDDLSFESGEGDYRVLKSVLDGSLEQAPDNVLLYATSNRRHLVPEKESDNENWKRVDGELHPSEAVEDKIALSDRFGLWLSFYPFTQEHFLNVVEHWIGQLAARAGLSWQRDEALDILAVRWATGRGNRNGRCAYQFARYWVGLKLLEHKA, from the coding sequence GTGGATTCCCGATTGAATGCTTTTCTTGAACGCGCCGAGTCGGTTCTGGCGCGAATCGAACCCCTGTTGCCGGCCCCGCGTCCCGTCATTGACTGGCACACGTGCCTGGCGGCGCGCTGGCAGCGTGACGGGCGCAGCGGTTACTTGCTGCCGCTTGAAGTCAGCCTCGACATGCGCCTGTCGGACCTGATTGGCGTCGATCGTCAACTGGAGCAATTGGGCCGCAATACTCAACAGTTCCTTGACGGCATGCCGGCCAATCACGCCTTGCTGTGGGGCTCGCGCGGCACCGGCAAGTCTTCGCTGGTGCGCGCGTTGCTCGCTGAACACGCCGGGGCCGGCCTGCGCCTGATCGAGATCGAGCGCGATCATCTCGCCGATTTGCCGCGCGTGGTCGAGCAGATCGCCAAGCTGCCGCAGCGTTTCGTGCTGTTTTGCGATGACCTGTCGTTCGAGTCCGGCGAAGGCGACTACCGCGTCCTCAAAAGCGTGCTCGACGGCTCGCTGGAGCAGGCGCCGGACAACGTCTTGCTGTACGCGACGTCCAACCGCCGGCACCTGGTGCCAGAGAAAGAAAGCGATAACGAAAACTGGAAACGCGTCGACGGTGAACTGCACCCCAGCGAAGCGGTGGAAGACAAGATCGCGCTGTCGGACCGCTTCGGCCTGTGGCTGTCGTTTTACCCGTTTACCCAAGAGCATTTTCTCAACGTCGTCGAACACTGGATCGGCCAGTTGGCCGCCAGGGCCGGCTTGAGCTGGCAGCGCGACGAAGCGCTGGACATCCTTGCGGTGCGCTGGGCCACCGGCCGCGGTAATCGTAACGGACGTTGCGCGTACCAATTCGCCCGATACTGGGTGGGACTGAAATTGTTGGAGCACAAGGCATGA
- a CDS encoding pyridoxal phosphate-dependent aminotransferase, which yields MQFSKSNKLANVCYDIRGPVLKHAKRLEEEGQRILKLNIGNPAPFGFEAPDEILQDVIRNLPTAQGYSDSKGLFSARKAVMQYYQQKQVEGVGIEDIYLGNGVSELIVMSLQALLNNGDEVLVPAPDYPLWTAAVSLAGGNAVHYLCDEGADWFPDLADIKAKITPNTKAMVIINPNNPTGAVYSKEVLLGMLEIARAHNLVVFSDEIYDKILYDDAVHICTASLAPDLLCLTFNGLSKSYRVAGFRSGWIAISGPKHNAQSYIEGIDMLANMRLCANVPSQHAIQTALGGYQSINDLVLPQGRLLEQRNRTWELLNDIPGVSCVKPMGALYAFPKIDPKVCPIHNDEKFVLDLLLSEKLLVVQGTAFNWPWPDHFRVVTLPRVDDLEMAIGRIGNFLKSYRQ from the coding sequence ATGCAGTTCAGCAAATCGAACAAGCTCGCCAACGTCTGCTACGACATTCGCGGTCCGGTGCTCAAGCACGCCAAACGACTGGAAGAGGAAGGCCAGCGCATCCTCAAGCTGAACATCGGCAACCCGGCACCGTTCGGTTTCGAAGCGCCTGATGAAATCCTTCAGGATGTGATCCGCAACCTGCCGACCGCACAAGGCTACAGCGATTCCAAAGGCCTGTTCAGCGCGCGCAAGGCGGTGATGCAGTACTACCAGCAGAAGCAGGTCGAAGGTGTCGGCATCGAAGACATCTACCTGGGCAACGGCGTGTCCGAGCTGATCGTGATGTCGTTGCAGGCGCTGCTCAACAACGGCGACGAAGTGCTGGTGCCGGCGCCTGACTATCCGCTGTGGACGGCGGCCGTCAGCCTGGCCGGCGGCAACGCCGTGCATTACCTGTGCGACGAAGGCGCCGACTGGTTCCCGGACCTGGCCGACATCAAGGCCAAGATCACCCCGAACACCAAAGCAATGGTGATCATCAACCCGAACAACCCGACGGGTGCGGTGTATTCGAAGGAAGTGCTGCTGGGCATGCTGGAGATCGCCCGTGCGCATAACCTGGTGGTGTTCTCCGACGAGATCTACGACAAGATCCTCTACGACGATGCCGTGCACATCTGCACCGCGTCCCTGGCGCCGGACCTGCTGTGCCTGACCTTCAACGGCCTGTCCAAATCCTACCGCGTGGCCGGCTTCCGCTCCGGCTGGATCGCTATCTCGGGGCCGAAACACAATGCCCAGAGCTACATCGAAGGCATCGACATGCTGGCCAACATGCGCCTGTGCGCCAACGTGCCGAGCCAGCACGCCATCCAGACCGCGCTGGGCGGTTACCAGAGCATCAACGATCTGGTGCTGCCACAGGGCCGTCTGCTGGAACAGCGCAACCGCACCTGGGAGCTGCTCAACGATATTCCGGGGGTAAGCTGCGTCAAGCCGATGGGCGCGCTGTATGCCTTCCCGAAAATCGACCCGAAAGTCTGCCCGATCCACAATGACGAGAAATTCGTCCTGGATCTGCTGCTTTCCGAGAAGCTGCTGGTGGTGCAAGGCACGGCGTTCAACTGGCCATGGCCGGACCACTTCCGCGTGGTCACCCTGCCCCGCGTCGACGACCTGGAAATGGCCATCGGCCGTATCGGCAATTTCCTCAAATCCTACCGCCAGTAG